In a genomic window of Gossypium arboreum isolate Shixiya-1 chromosome 7, ASM2569848v2, whole genome shotgun sequence:
- the LOC108485204 gene encoding probable inactive receptor kinase At2g26730, whose protein sequence is MIIVISAIWQSNVVNALLFSICSYQQHMMKHTLSYKGNESTLSCSFLLTIGFSSRMNRVSVRILPVLIFLLFHVSKSEDEEVKRSLVGFMDKLAAGNVGRDQSWGWNMSSDPCNDKWIGVSCDTLSKSVKKVVLDELNLTGVLDIGFACKASSLSVLSLHSNNVVGSISEEIRNCKHLTHLYVSGNQISGHLPVSLKQLSNLKRFDISNNNFSGEVPDFSQISGLITFFAQNNQLTGEVPNLDFSHLLQLNISNNNFSGPIPDVKGRFSADSFSGNPGLCGELVSKPCPSTPPSKRKSNHSSIKRFFIYSGYAVLCLIVVLFVAFKLVSKMKPKDDKEAVETNTSRRSYKTSTTTSNESKIAENKSEYSISSVESGVALSSLVVLTSPTGQGLRFEDLLRAPAELLGKGKHGSLYKVMLDNGVTTLAVKRIKDWSVDSKEFKRRMKRLDQTRHPSVLPSVAFYCSQQEKLLVYEYQPNGSLFRLLHGAQSGQAFGWESRLNVAAIVGEALAFMHEELGEDGIAHGNLKSTNILFNQNKDPCISEYGLMVFQTQDLSFDFQSSKDALDPAAPTYGSFKADIYSFGVILLELLTGKPVHTNGIDLARWVHSVVTEEWTVEVFDKVLISQGASEERLLNLLQIALKCINPNPYERPNMNQVAVMISTLKDEEDRSSSHP, encoded by the exons ATGATCATTGTAATTTCAGCCATTTGGCAATCAAATGTGGTCAATGCCTTGTTATTTTCTATTTGTTCGTACCAGCAACACATGATGAAGCATACCCTTTCTTATAAAGGAAACGAATCTACATTATCCTGTTCATTTTTGTTAACCATCGGTTTTTCATCAAGAATGAACCGAGTTTCGGTCCGGATACTACCCGTTTTGATCTTTCTCCTCTTTCATGTCTCGAAATCGGAAGATGAAGAAGTGAAACGATCACTTGTGGGATTCATGGACAAACTTGCAGCTGGAAATGTAGGAAGAGATCAAAGTTGGGGTTGGAACATGAGTTCAGACCCTTGCAATGACAAATGGATCGGTGTATCCTGCGATACGTTGTCAAAATCCGTCAAGAAAGTCGTACTCGATGAGTTAAATCTCACTGGTGTTCTTGATATTGGTTTTGCCTGCAAGGCAAGTTCCCTTTCAGTGCTTAGCCTACACAGCAACAATGTTGTTGGATCAATATCAGAAGAAATACGGAATTGTAAACATTTGACACACCTTTATGTAAGTGGTAACCAAATATCTGGTCACCTTCCAGTGTCTCTAAAGCAGTTGAGTAATCTAAAGAGGTTCGATATATCGAACAATAACTTCTCCGGTGAAGTTCCTGATTTCTCTCAAATTTCGGGCCTAATTACTTTCTTTGCTCAGAACAATCAACTTACTGGTGAGGTACCAAATCTTGATTTCTCCCATCTGTTGCAGTTAAACATATCTAACAATAACTTCAGTGGTCCAATTCCTGATGTCAAAGGGAGATTCTCTGCTGATAGTTTTTCAGGTAATCCTGGACTTTGTGGAGAATTAGTCTCAAAGCCATGCCCTTCAACACCGCCATCGAAACGGAAATCCAACCATTCATCGATCAAACGTTTTTTTATCTACTCCGGTTACGCAGTTCTCTGCCTTATTGTCGTGTTATTCGTTGCCTTCAAACTAGTGAGTAAAATGAAGCCGAAGGACGACAAAGAAGCAGTGGAAACAAACACTAGCAGGCGTAGCTACAAGACCAGTACTACTACTTCGAATGAGTCGAAGATTGCTGAGAATAAATCAGAGTATTCAATAAGTTCTGTGGAGAGTGGAGTGGCCTTATCATCACTTGTAGTGCTTACAAGTCCAACAGGTCAAGGTTTAAGATTCGAGGACCTGCTTCGAGCACCAGCTGAATTGCTTGGAAAAGGGAAACATGGAAGCCTTTACAAGGTAATGCTTGATAATGGGGTAACAACGCTGGCAGTGAAGAGGATAAAAGATTGGAGTGTTGATAGTAAAGAGTTCAAGAGGAGAATGAAGAGGTTGGACCAGACCAGACATCCTAGTGTATTGCCATCAGTTGCATTTTATTGTTCACAGCAAGAGAAGCTCTTGGTTTATGAATATCAACCCAATGGCAGTCTTTTCAGGCTCCTCCATG GAGCCCAAAGTGGTCAGGCGTTCGGCTGGGAAAGCAGATTAAATGTTGCGGCCATTGTTGGTGAGGCATTGGCATTTATGCACGAGGAGCTTGGTGAAGATGGAATAGCTCATGGTAACCTGAAATCTACAAACATACTCTTCAATCAAAACAAGGATCCCTGTATCAGTGAGTATGGGCTAATGGTGTTCCAGACTCAAGACCTATCATTCGATTTTCAATCCAGCAAGGATGCTTTGGATCCTGCGGCCCCAACCTATGGCAGCTTTAAAGCTGACATCTATAGTTTTGGGGTGATTCTTCTAGAACTTCTCACAGGGAAGCCAGTTCACACTAATGGGATCGATTTGGCTCGATGGGTGCATTCAGTGGTTACAGAAGAATGGACCGTAGAAGTGTTTGACAAGGTCTTGATCTCCCAGGGTGCAAGTGAAGAGAGGTTATTGAACCTCTTGCAGATAGCACTCAAATGCATAAATCCCAATCCGTATGAAAGGCCTAACATGAATCAAGTTGCTGTAATGATCAGCACGTTAAAAGATGAAGAAGATAGATCAAGCTCACATCCATGA